catatgaATGGTGTCATGCTACGTGGACGATATATTCCTGTGATATTGGAGGAGTACGAGAACTCACCTGCCTCCCAAACAGTCTCTGGAGCAGGCCCTGTTTGGGTGGTGGTGAGGGCTGGCCCCTCCAGTCCAAGTCTGGGGGCACAGTGCCATCCAGGTTCAGCACGTTGAGTTCTTTAAAACACTCCGACTCGATCATctgggcggggtggggggtggggtgggtgttaGTCGGCAAACACAGGTCACCATGTTTGGTACATCCATTATAATTAAGATTTGCCTTAACTGTCTTGGGCAAAGGAAAATCCCCATTACAAAAGCAGAGGACACCAGCcaattttaatgttaaatatgagatgctcaaaaaaaaaagtcgatGTACTCTtctgaaatacaaaataagaaCCCAGTCAGAACCCTTAGGTTaacttctctcttttttcatcTCTCTTGGCAGCTTGTCAAAGTTGACCTAACTGCATCCTGCATAAAAAATGGgctttcatttttacttttatggcCTGTTGTTATCTTTACAGCTTCTGCAGACATCTGTCTGACCAATACTACCAAATAAAATGACAGACTGTGCGGTCCCTTTATGCCAGGTCGTTTTGGGCCAGATGACTGAAAAGCTCCTCTTTGATCTTTCACCGTGGAAATTACATGAAAACCATTACAGCTTGGTACTATATGCTGAAGCTCGTTCCAGGATAAATACTTTGGTCTTACAAAGAAAACTGTCTGATAAATTATGGATGAAATTCTCTGATTAACAGTTAAACATCCACATGTGTTTCCTTGGAAAAAGATTAAGGCTGGTATCATGCTTGATAGAATTCCCTTTTGAGACATGCAGGAATGGGGCTGGGCTAGTCCAGGATTAGGCTGAATCATCATCTAGGGACCTGGCTCTTTTCTGAACCATAAAAGAGCTCTTAAAGAGAATGCTGACCTCGTTTTGCCAGGGAATGGGAACGCTGCCCGTTGACACTTTGCTATAGAAGGAGTCATCTTTGGGCTCCAGCTCCACACCCTTCACAGTGGAGAACTGCTCAATGTCCAGCACATCCTTACAATAGATGGCCTGAggctgttaaaaaacaaacaaacaaacacacgtcaCAGCCCAGGTGAGTGGTCGAGTGGACACCAGAGCAGCTAAGAGTGCTGGTTCCACACCACTAGCCCAACACTGTGGTGCTGACATGTTTAAAACGCTAGCTGCCTAAGCAACTGTGACTacccaaagaaaaataacatacCGCAGTGACTTCAAACATAACTTCAAGGACTCTCCCcccagtgtaaatgtgtctgaTGCGAGTGTCCCCTTCAGAAGGGACTTACGTCTGGAATGAAAGGGGCTTCCAGCATGCCCGCCTCCAGACGCTTGAAGTTGATAGAGCGGAAGAGGGGATGACCCTTCACCTCTGAGGCCCCGCCTTGACAGCCAAGCCTTCCGGCAGGATCTTTGGCCAGCAGCTGCAGGGGCAAAAGCCATCAGAGCTTCCAATTAACCATACTATCCTCAAACAACACATAcaagctttggtttgattaaTCCCACAATGAATAGAAACACTCATTAGCATAAATAGTGCTGCATGTCACATGTGTGACTCTCTACGTGATACTAGAGACCACGAGAAGCTCCTGGCTCTCTCAATCTGAATAAAACTGCGCGTAGACCGCTGATTAGCAGACAGCCCAGATATTTTGAGGTCACAATAATCAGTGGCATGCCAGCATGAGGGTCTGGCAATCATGCGCTAAATATGCTCGGAGCGCCTCGCTCCTTCTTAAAACAAGCCATCGGGGAGGCAAGGGGGAGGGTTGAGGGGCAGAAATTCTACAAGCTTCCTTTTCTATTTCGAACAAAAGTGGCCTCAGCGCGTCTCGGTCCGTTTGGCTGGAGCGGATCGGGACGCACTCATGCCCTGAGCGCTCGGCACGTGCGAGACACCCGAAGGGAAGAAGCGCAGTGGAGGACGCTGACCATTTTGCAGAGGGACTTGGCCTCCTCGGAGAACTTGCTGGAGTACTCCTCCACCACTTCCTTGACGAGCCGCTCCACTTCCTCCCGCTTGATTTTCTTCTTGCGCTGCTGGAATGGGGACTGGCCCTCGATCATCTCGTACAGGAGGCAACCCAGAGCCCACCAGTCCGGACTGAATGTGTACCGCTCGTTCTTGACCACTTCCGGGGCTGAAGCAGGGGGcgagcgcacgcacgcacacacacacacacacacacacacacacacacacacacacacacaccaaatttcTTGTTTAGGGATCTTGTTAAAGCCTGTATGCCTGTATCTGCTCATAGTGCCCAACAATCCCAGTCTGCAGTCGTGGAATGACCGTTTCACCCGGGGCCTTGCCATACTTGCCGAGTTATTCTGTCTGATTCAACTCTTCAGCTACATATTAATCTCTACTGAGCTCTCTATCAAGAGCTGGGAAACCACAGACATGCATCCCCAGGACTGCAAACAGGCTGATTTGGCTAAAGACATAACAGAAAAACCTCAGCACACTAAATGCTAAGCATGATACTAAGTATGATACTAAGCAGACGATAAGCAGAGTCCTTCAGTGGCAAAGAAGCCCATGATATTATGTGTCTTTCCAAAATCAAAAGCTCTATGTCCAAAGTCCTCCTTACCCATGTACCCGACGGTGCCCACTCGCCCTTTGATGGTCTGGCCCTCTGGCACGTGCACAGCCAGGCCCAGGTCGGATATGCGGATGTGGCCTGAAAAGAGACAATCAGTGTGATTTAATGACTTAAGGACAAATAGCATGCTTCTGCTAAGTCTTCCTTATagtctctctcctttcttaCAGCAGCTCTCTGTGCATACACAAGTGTTGGTAGATGCCGTCATAAATTTTGCCTGTCACTTGTAACAAAAGTATTTGCCAGATTATATGTAAATCTGTACACAAATCGTTGACATAACCGCTACATGGAGTATTATCTGGGGAGTTTTTTCCACAGAGAGTCTCCTCCTGAGAGGTCATGATTGTCTTGTTTTCAGCAGTTGGGCATTTTTTGAGGAGTGTCCGTGCTTGACTTGCTACTCGCTGAAGCCAAACAGAGGATCGGGTGTTGACAACAAAGCTTCCCTGGCGTCCCCTAAGCGGTGCCAGTTGCCACTGCCACTGGCCAAGGAAAGCTCTGACACTGCCAGTTTGGACCTGGTCAGTGGTGTATGAGTAGAAAAGTAGAACCAGGGACGCTttgctccctctagtggagaATGTGGGTAAGCCAGCTTGGAACTGAAGAGCACAAATCATTGTTTCCACACATGAAAACGTGCTCAAAAACCAGAGCCGCAGCCTTTTACACGGCAACAAAAAAACGACCGGAGGTGTTAACAACATAACTGATCCCAGTATGCTTTTGTAGTGTGTACACAAGGCCTCAATGATTCACAACAACTGGTCCCCACCACTTACTCACCATGGTCATCCAACAGTATGTTTTCTGGCTTCAGGTCCCTGGTGAGAAAGAATGCAGATTAATATGGGTTAAACCACTCCCTCTTACTCAAACTCCAACCGAACCAGAGGTGAAGTTGCTCACCTGTACACCATCCTCTCTCTGTGGAGATCCTCCAGGCCACAGCAGATCTCTGCAGCGTAGAAGATGGCCCTTTTCTCCTCGAAGCCCGCCTCACCCATGTGGTAGATGTGGAACTTGAGGTCGCCGCCGTTCATGAGCGTAAGCACTAAGCAAAGGGCGTCTTTCGTCTCGTAGGCGTACGCCAGGCTCACCTCCAAGAGGAAATGAGACAGCTCACACTCACGTGTCAAACAGTGACGAGCTACGTGGGAAAACTTGTAATGTTCGCAAGGCTTGAGAAGGCCAATGAACAGTCAAACAAACCCACCAGAGAAGCAGCCTACATGGACTGAGCCTGCAATCACACGCACAGGTCTCAAATcccatgttttcatttcattactgGACCCGTGGCTTTCTGAAACAAACCCCTGGAATTTGATGCTTTGGGAGACTTCATTCCCCCTTTAAATTTGATACATGTTTTTTCCAGTATAACAGATGAATCTACGTGCTGTGTCTGGCTAAAAAATCTACAATGTAAACATGGAACTCAAGGCTATAATAAACATGGTGAAATGGAGTACCTTTGCAAAGTTAACTATTAAAACATCTCAACTTCACACTGCAGAAGAATGAGGTCTTTTACTTCAGCTCTTTTTCACTCTTGAGTCAGGGTTCTGAATGCCATCATGAACATCGCCACATCAAAGACAGCAAAGGTCTTAAATCCCACTGTATATTGCTCACCTAAGATCTCTCTTGGATGGACCATAAAAATGAACTGCGGCACATGAAACCCCCACACTCTTTCTTTGAGATTGGACAAGGCGTATCCAGGGAGACAGCAAATCTCACGATAGACTTCACGATAGGCAGCGTTTGATGTTCGGGGAGGGAAAGAGATTTTGTTCATTCGGGGGTCAGGCGAAGGCCTTGAGTACTTACTACAAAGCGACTGTTGACCTTCTCTAGGATCTGTTTCTCGTTCAGGGCCATGccctcccccttcctcttcTTGATCCTCTTCTTCTCTAGCTTCTTGCAGGCGTACATCTTCCCCGTGGCCCGCACCTGGCATGCGCAGACCTGGGGCAGACAGGATCAAATAAAGGACCAGAAAGGGAAGGTGCTGCATGAGGAGGCCACCGTTCAGGAGCTCTGCTAGATAAGTGCTCTTTTTCAGACATTAAAGTGCTTCTGTGTCATCTGAAGCAAAGGGGGAAAACAGGGCAGCAACAAAGGCAAACGCTTACGGCTCGCCAGAGCATACAAAGGTATGTTTGAGCGTGCTCCTCAGCACGTGGGAAGGTGGGACATTTTCCCCTCTGACGTACCAACAAATCATGCCTGTTACGACTGGATTCATCTAGGATGTCTGAAGTCCCAAAAAAGATATTTCATGGGAGAACAAGGACAAACACGGTCCTGCATGATTAGTTATCATATTAAACTAACTTGAAGGAGTTTTCACAACCTCGTGGCCTTCAGTGTTAAGATAACAGGGTTTAGGAGGTTGGGAATTTGCCCAGTGCATCACACCAGGGCGTCGCCCACTGTCATGGCAGTGTCATTGCTGTGATGGTTGatatccagtcagcagtggctctgtgctcagaaactgaccatttaTGAATGGGGTACAGGGTGGCTGACAAACTGCACATGGCAGCATACAGGTTACAGGGAGGTTTTGTATCTGTACACCTAATTAacacacaaatttaaaataataataataaaaataaaaataataataatgtgattgctgacacacgcacgcgcgcacacacacacagacagaggcagcAATCGCTGTGCATTGTAGTTAAAGAGATAGAGGTAGTAAAATttacagtgtagtacacaaggtttccagggCAACAGGATGTTCTGggcagaggtctttcatcagctgtgcaagcacttTGATGAAGCACCTTGgtccaaaacgtcctgtttctctgggaacTTTGTGTACTACTCTGCAATATTTactactacaacacacacacatacacacacatatacacacacacacatatacacacacatacatatacacacacacacacacacacacatacatatatacacacacacacacacacacacacacacatacatatacacacacacacacacacacacacatacatatacacacacacacacatacatatacacacacacacacacacatatacacacacacacacacatatacacacacacacacacacacacatacatatacacacacacacacacacacacacatacatatacacacacacacacacacacacacatacatatacacacacacacacacacacacacatacatatacacacacacacacacatacatatacacacacacacacacacacacacatacatatacacacacacacacacacacacacacatacatatacacacacacacacacacacacacacacacacacacacacacacacatatacacacacacacacacatacatatacacatacatatacacacacacacacacatacatatacacatacatatacacacacacacacacacatatacacacacacacacacacacatacatatacacacacacacacacacatacatatacacacacacacacacacatacatatacacacacacacacacacatacatatacacacacacacacacacacatacatatacacacacacacacacacacatacatatacacacacacacacacacatatacacacacacacacacacatacatatacacacacacacacacacatacatatacacacacacacacacacatacatatacacacacacacacacacacatacatatacacacacacacacacacacacacacacacacacacatacatacatatacacacacacacacacacatacatacatacatatacacacacatacacacacacacacacacacacatacatacacacacacctatatatacacacacatacatatacatatacacacatacatatacacacatacatatacacacatatacacacacatatacacacatacatatacacacacatatacacacacacacacacatacatatacacacacacacacacacacacatatacacacacacacacacacacacacacatacacacacacatacatatacacacatatatacacacatacatatacacacacacatatatacacacacacacacacacacacacacacacacacacatacatacatacatacatacatacatacatacatacatacacacacacacacaacataaacaaaacgtAGCGTAAATGTCCAAGCAGTAGGCTGTTAAGATGACTGAAACTCACCTCACCAAACCCGCCCTTCCCCAATACCCTGTACTGACggaatgtgttttttgtaaCTGGCTGCCTGTTGAACACAGAGATAACATCAGCAGCTAGACGCATCAGAACAAGCTACATACATGCTTTAGAAATGTAACATGGACACattgttactgttgtttttacaaTTAAAGGCACTGGCCAATCTTAATACACACAATTTCCAGATCCATATACCTATATCCCACTTTACTGTGCTGCTGGGTCAGATTAATCTAATGGGCCACTTATAGCAAAAAGGGTGAAAGGGTGAAACTTATTCTGGTATATGATATTTACTCTATTGACATTATTTCAGATGATATCTATTCAGCCTTTTTCTATGAACCAGTGTAAATAAACAGCATGGAAGCCAGTTTTCACATCTGGTTTGCATTCGCTTGGCTTCATAAATAAATCCCAGGTCCCAACGTAATAATTTCCCAGTAATATAAAAGAATCCTTAACAGAATGTCACTACTGTAGtttaaaatatgattatttttaaacatttttatttatacacacatttttgaCTGCAAATAATCAGTAATAAGAATCAAGTTTTAAATACTATAAACAAACCATGACTATTTTGAGCATCTCGGGGTCTGAGAACTTGGCTATAAGCCAAGAGTGTGAGCTGGCCCCCGGCTGGTGGCTAGCGCCCCCATGTGGAGGAACAGGACGCTGGCTGGCGTCCATGCAAGCCTCGGCGCCAGGGCTGCCCCCTGGGCACCTGAGGTGGGGCTGTGGTCGTACCTCTCGAGCCATTTCCACTGCAGGAAGCGGTTGAAGAAGATGCTGTCGAGGTAGTCTGCAAAGGGGGCCACGCTCAGGTAGTCATGGACCAGTCTAAAAATGGCACACATTCACAGGAAGCTCACTACTACAGTACCAACTGCTAAACATTTTAACTCAGGAATCAATGCTAGAATGCTTTAACTAATGGACCAACTGGAAAGCTGATCTTTTTGAAAGGCCCTGCACTAATCTGGTTGCTTTGCAACTTGATTCCAGTAGGCCCAGTAATATTGTTAGGAGAATTCAGCTACGGGTTCTGGTAAGGAGAGAATGGTGGAGATCAGGGGGATCCAAATGTTACTAAAACATGAATgacaatgttaaaaatgtgtatgGATGTGCTCCCAGCTAACAATTGTAAGCTGGGTTTTACTGTAACCCTCCCCACCCAGTCTGGAACTGGAACCCACCTGGTACACTCCATGAAAAGTTCTTTACAGGCCTCCTCTTTCAAGCGTGCTGCACATTTAGACACCATCTCCTCGGTCACCTCAGGGACGTGGTCCTCAGACTGTCACATGTGGatacacaaacgtgcacacgcgtacacacgtacacacaaacagctatAGATTTTCTACCAAGTTCAGTGTCTTTATATGCAGAATTTTATAAATAGACTAATATTTATCTGAGCCCTGATTGTGAGGCTCAGTACCTCAGGATTTAAATACTTGTCAAGGAGTTCCTGTCCACACTCCTTCCTCTTCTCATCTGGGGTTACTTCATACTCAGCCTACAATAGTTgcccccaacccacacacacacacacacacacacacacacacacacacacacacacacacaaacacaaaaagatgacatccaaatttaaaaaattccTACAATATTGTTTGTGTTCTAATATGGCAGATGTAATTTCCCAATACCACAGAACAGGACACTTTTCATTAAGAAACAGGTGATCAAGGACTATTTTATGCTCTGAAACAAGAGCTGGCACAATGTTGCAGCTTGGCAAAGGAGCATGACCCCGCTGCGTTTCCTGCGCATGGCTTCCCTGGCCCTGCGGGTCAGCCCCTCCCGTGTTCACTTCTCTCACACGCATGGGTCCAAACACATGGGCCACCTCCACACTGTTCATTGTTTGCAGCCCATTCATCAACAAGAGCCGGTGGCTGTGTGGTTTTGCGCACCGGAGGAAGTGAAAGGCGATATTTACAAGGATCCCTAAGGGGGGGGCCTGTACCGGTAACGGATCTCACAGCCAGTGGGAATGTAAATCAGCTTTTAGACACTAAATAACCTGAGGACCTCATCCTTGAGAGCCTCACCTTGAACACTGTGATCCAGAGTCGGTCCGCCAGCTGTATCCAAGCTAACGGCATAATGCCCTCCAGTAAAATGCTCCAGCCGCAGTAAAGCTGCGCACTTACAGCCTTACAGCTTTCGGTGTCTGCAAACGTACCGGTGTGCACGGCCAGCTGGCACCACGCTGCTCAGCCGTGCCACAGGACACGAGCGGGGAGCCCAGATGCAAGCTGGCAGTAGGCTGCAAGGTTCCCACAGGGTTCTCCAGTACTGAGGCTGGAGCAAGAGGCTACCACAGATGTGCCCTCAGCCTCCCTCCAGGAAGTGCCGCTCAGGTTAGCCCAGtgcagggaggagggaggagcaggAAGCTGAGGAGCTGGCGTGAGGAGCTCTCACACACTGCAAGCTCTGTGGCTGGTACGAGTCAAGATTATTGATGTTATCCTACTCCCAATGTATGATGTTGGATAGAGGAAAAGGGAGGgttactactttttttttttttggtaatctACCATGCTACGGCTAAGTTCATATTCTATGAAAACCGAAACGCAACATCCCAAATAAAGATGGCATCATGAAGCCAGTGGACCCCGagctttctttgtttttctctctagCTGATAAAACAGACATAGCAAACAAGCAACTTCCTTGTTCAACCATCAAAAGTGAGGAACAGCACACAGTCGTCCTCTTACCACGGCATCCAAAAATTTGACGCAGCGTCTCAGCTCAGGTCTGGTATCGCAGAACTGCCGGAAGAGCATGCGTCCGATTGGCTGCCTCTCACAAAGGCTGCTGTAGTCTTTCTCTGTGAAAATGGCACAAGACAGGGCTCAGTGACTAAGCACTTTAAAAGGGGAGCACAAGGCGCAGCAatacacatatccacacacacacacacacacacacacacacacacacacacaaagcaaatgaGTAAATATCATTGGAGTCAGTcgataaatacaataaaaatcaatagcactctcctctcttcctcgcAGTTAAAGAAACCTCAGGGATGCGACCATTATTCGGCTACAAAGAATCAGATACGAGCAGCAGCATCAACATCCTACCACAGGCCATCTCTGAGCATTAAAGGCACACTCACCATGTTGGCAAACCACTTATTTACGTCATATCCATGGCCCAAGCAACTGCATGGATTTCCCAGAGACAAAACGGATACGTCCCATCCAATATGAGTGCATCAGAATGGCGGCTAGTCACGCTGGTCATGCTAATTTCTCGGAAGCCGCCGTTTAAAAGCAGCACCGCTGTGGCGCCAGTGCAGATGCGGCGATTCGCACGCTAACGGGGTCCAGGGGCTGGGCTCTGTGCGCGAGTATGTGTTCAAGCAGCTTGCTCTTGGGAGATCGGTGTCAACCGAAACCGCGTAAACACAATCAGAAAGCTCGAGTGTGCTTCCTGCTCAGTTAGGTACACTGCACGGTGGCGCATCACTGGAGACAGCGAGCAGGCCAACAGATCACGCACGGAAAAGGATGTGGATAATGGCCGATGCTTCTTTTTAGGATaactacaatttaaaaaaaaagtctttaaatCAACAGCACTCTGCTTCGTTTTCGGTTCAGGGcattctgtgttgtgttttctctTCGCTCAAGCAGGTCTTCGATAATGCAGCTGTTTCCTAATCaagagataaataaacaaaatagtGCAGGGTCAGGCaaggctttaaaaaaacccaacgGTTATATCACTATAATGTATATAATCACATTATTAACTATAGGGCACTGGGCTTTGATCATTTGTGCCAGATTTGCCAAAGGAAAAACATCTTTCAGTGTATTGTATGAATAGGCTTTTAATAATTAATGGCAAGTATGAGGCCTCCTGCTCTATCTCTCCCAGGGTGGTCTCTTCAGAACACTGAAACAGAGGACATGGCTTGACTCCATGCTGACCAGTTTGTAGAAGCAACTGTTCGCCCCAACACAGCACTCTTCTTGGAGGGACAGAGGCTGCATTGAGTGTAGGATGGGAGCCCCTGCGAATGAGGGGTCTCTCTCTGCGTCACACAGTTCTTCATGGCACTGCGTGGCCCGGACATTGACAAATAGGCCCCAGACTATGAAAGCAAAAGCTACAGTGCGAAGGACTGAGCAGACGAGGccgagacagaggagagaaaatgacagacaaggaggagaaagaggggagaatCAGGCCCCCAAACAGACCTctgttcagaaaacaaaaaaacaaacaaaacaaaaaaacccacaacacagcCCCAGATCGGGTTAACCTGACAAATTCTGCAACATTCCTGTCCTGCTATTATGCTCATATCAAAGAGCCACGTGGGACACCAGTGTGGGTTCACTGGCTTTGAGAGGAGTTGGCTTCACCCCTGGCCGCCCATTGGCCCGCTTGTGGTGTTCATTCGCAGATGAAATCAAAGGTATGGCTTGGGTCAGGGTCAGCGCGCTGTGCTGGAGGCTTATTAACATTTATGGTGGGCTGCACACAAAGCCGCATTGACAGAGGGCCACTGGGACAGCACCGTTCGAGCTCTGGGCCTCAGCACCGCTCGCCAGGCAGGGTGACGGGCTTTGGGCATGCTTGCCCGCGACTAGCTCAAACCTGGGCACCAATTAACCAATATTCGGCCTAGCGACAGAGAAGTGCTGGTTTGTAGAAAGACACTCTACAAACcaggggtgtaggtgtgggaggGTGTATGTTATGGAAGGCGtttttcccctcccccatcGCTCCTCGTCATTAAACACGGAAGCCGAGTGCTTCCTGAGTCAGGAGCTAAGATGGCTGCTCTATTCTTTTAGACAAAAGTGGCCCAACTTCCTCTGTTGTATAATACAGCAACACAGACTGCAACATGAAGCAACTTGTACTAAATTACACTGTCAGAGGGGATTCCCTGCGAACAATGCAGGTTACAACAGGTTAATcttcatttacaaaaacatcatGGCACAAAGAAGAAtgcagagagaggaaacacagcTGCTAATAGTTAAAGGATAAAAATGTGAAAGGAACATTTGCTGACTTCCACCTAGTACCTCCTCACGCCATAAAATTATCAGGAATTTTCCAGCGTTTCATCAGGAACTACAAGGCAAAACTCCTAAACACTAACATATTTCCCAGACAAGGCTTGAGATTAAAAGTCACGTTAAAAGTCCACAGAGAACCCTGCATACTCTAAAACCATGTACACCATCAGGCCTCTATTCATAGCTTTAGTAAATAAAGGAGCCTTtagccagaaaaaaaagggaTGAAACAGACAAGTGATTCGTGGTGCTACTAAAGCTAGTTTATGGAGGTGCATTTATAGCATGTTTTTGACCCTTGCAGTGGCACAAGGCATCACACTGTAGGTCTGCTGCCTTTGGGGCATGGTGCAAGTGGGCTGTTTGCCTGACAGTCGCGCTATGGTCACATTAATCAGGAACGCCCTCGTCCAATAGGAACAATCTGATTCAATGGCATGGCCAAAAGAGGAATCCAGCGATCCTACCTGGAAGATACAATGTGGTGATTGTGCAGAAAATCATATGGTCTGTACAGACCGGGGAGGGGGGTAATGAATGGGGCTGTTATGGCAAAAGATTTAAGATGAACTTGAAGACATGAGGATGACACCCAAGGCAAGTGAGGGTTAACAGTCCAGCCTGAAGCTTTCATCTAATCAGCTCATCTGCCCAATTTATTTCATCTTCTCaatgtttatattgtttggaCTTAAGTGCTGTAATTTCTCCTTTTCCCTCAGAAA
This is a stretch of genomic DNA from Electrophorus electricus isolate fEleEle1 chromosome 6, fEleEle1.pri, whole genome shotgun sequence. It encodes these proteins:
- the grk6 gene encoding G protein-coupled receptor kinase 6 isoform X1, with the protein product MELENIVANTVLLKAREGGGGNRKGKSKKWKQMLQFPHISLCEELRQSIEKDYSSLCERQPIGRMLFRQFCDTRPELRRCVKFLDAVAEYEVTPDEKRKECGQELLDKYLNPESEDHVPEVTEEMVSKCAARLKEEACKELFMECTRLVHDYLSVAPFADYLDSIFFNRFLQWKWLERQPVTKNTFRQYRVLGKGGFGEVCACQVRATGKMYACKKLEKKRIKKRKGEGMALNEKQILEKVNSRFVVSLAYAYETKDALCLVLTLMNGGDLKFHIYHMGEAGFEEKRAIFYAAEICCGLEDLHRERMVYRDLKPENILLDDHGHIRISDLGLAVHVPEGQTIKGRVGTVGYMAPEVVKNERYTFSPDWWALGCLLYEMIEGQSPFQQRKKKIKREEVERLVKEVVEEYSSKFSEEAKSLCKMLLAKDPAGRLGCQGGASEVKGHPLFRSINFKRLEAGMLEAPFIPDPQAIYCKDVLDIEQFSTVKGVELEPKDDSFYSKVSTGSVPIPWQNEMIESECFKELNVLNLDGTVPPDLDWRGQPSPPPKQGLLQRLFGRQDCCGNCSDSEDEPTRL
- the grk6 gene encoding G protein-coupled receptor kinase 6 isoform X2, with product MLFRQFCDTRPELRRCVKFLDAVAEYEVTPDEKRKECGQELLDKYLNPESEDHVPEVTEEMVSKCAARLKEEACKELFMECTRLVHDYLSVAPFADYLDSIFFNRFLQWKWLERQPVTKNTFRQYRVLGKGGFGEVCACQVRATGKMYACKKLEKKRIKKRKGEGMALNEKQILEKVNSRFVVSLAYAYETKDALCLVLTLMNGGDLKFHIYHMGEAGFEEKRAIFYAAEICCGLEDLHRERMVYRDLKPENILLDDHGHIRISDLGLAVHVPEGQTIKGRVGTVGYMAPEVVKNERYTFSPDWWALGCLLYEMIEGQSPFQQRKKKIKREEVERLVKEVVEEYSSKFSEEAKSLCKMLLAKDPAGRLGCQGGASEVKGHPLFRSINFKRLEAGMLEAPFIPDPQAIYCKDVLDIEQFSTVKGVELEPKDDSFYSKVSTGSVPIPWQNEMIESECFKELNVLNLDGTVPPDLDWRGQPSPPPKQGLLQRLFGRQDCCGNCSDSEDEPTRL